The Verrucomicrobiia bacterium sequence TGATTGAGTTGGTGCGGCAACGCGTGCGTGCGGAACGCGGGGTGGAATTGGAAACAGAAATTATTATTTTAGGAGATAATTAAAGTGTTAAGATAACAAAATGAAGATTGTCGTTTTAAAGGGCGGTATTTCGGCAGAGCGTGAAGTTTCTTTGCGTTCGGGAGCAGCTGTCGCAAAAGCCTTACGTGAAAAAGGTTATGAAGCCGAGGAGTTGGATGTGGTTTCTGAAGAGTTTGTCTTGCCTGTTTGCGATGTGGTTTTTATCGCGCTGCATGGCACGTTTGGTGAGGATGGCCAAGTGCAAGCTATCTTGGATAAGCAAAATTTAATTTACACGGGTTGTGGACAGGCCGCTAGTGAGAAGGCTTTTGATAAGGTGGTTTCGAAAGAAATCTTTGTGGATCACGAGGTGCCTACGCCTGCTTTTGAAATTTGCAAAAAGGGGGAGCGTCCCTCATTAGCTCTGCCGTTTGTGGTGAAGCCGTCGCGGCAAGGATCCAGTGTGGGAATTTCTCGTGTGGTGTCACAAGAGCAAGTAGATTCGGCTTTGACGCTTGCTTTTCAGTACGATGACGAGGTAATTGTGGAGCAGATGATTGTGGGTAAGGAGTTAACGGTTGGTGTTTTAGGGGATCAAGCTTTGCCAGTAGTTCATATCGAGCCCCAGGAAGGGTTTTATGATTATCAA is a genomic window containing:
- a CDS encoding D-alanine--D-alanine ligase; amino-acid sequence: MKIVVLKGGISAEREVSLRSGAAVAKALREKGYEAEELDVVSEEFVLPVCDVVFIALHGTFGEDGQVQAILDKQNLIYTGCGQAASEKAFDKVVSKEIFVDHEVPTPAFEICKKGERPSLALPFVVKPSRQGSSVGISRVVSQEQVDSALTLAFQYDDEVIVEQMIVGKELTVGVLGDQALPVVHIEPQEGFYDYQNKYTAGRTWYHCPADLSKLVTEAVQEAALSAHQALGCEVYSRVDVLLDAQERPWVLEANTIPGMTETSLLPKAAAAAGIGFGDLCERIVFLSQAMRKKNNVIL